The Kribbella jejuensis region GGTCGATCCGGTCCTGGTTGATCTCGTGGAACATCACCTGCTCGGTCAGACCGAAGGTGTAGTTCCCGGTGCCGTCGAACTGCTTCGGGGACAGGCCGCGGAAGTCGCGGATCCGGGGCAGCGCGAGCGCCAGCAGCCGGTCCAGGAACTCCCACATCCGGTCGCCGCGCAGCGTCACGTGGGCGCCGATCGGCATCCCCTCACGCAGCTTGAACTGCGCGATCGACTTGCGGGCCTTGGTGACCTGCGGCTTCTGGCCGGTGATCGCGGCCAGGTCCTTCACCGCGCCCTCGATCAGCTTGGAGTCGCGCGCCGCCTCGCCGACGCCCATGTTCACCACGATCTTGGTGAGCCCGGGCACCTGCATGACGTTGGCGTACTTGAACTCCTCGTGCAGCTTGCCGACGATCTCCTCGCGGTACTTCGTCTTCAGCCGCGGAGCGACCTTGCTCTCGGTAACTGCCGTGCTCATCAGATCTCCTCGCCGGTACGCCGGGCGATCCGGACGCTCCGGTAACCGGTGTACGTCGAACCGTCGGGACGGCGCTTCTGCACCTCGACGCGGTTGTAGCCGACGCGGGTGGTCACCTTCTGCTTCTTGCCGTCCTTCTCGACCTCGACGACAAGCATCACGTTGGAGACGTGGATCGGGGCTTCCTGGGTGACGATGCCACCGGTGGTGCCGCCGCGCTGGGCCTGCTGCACCTTGGTGTGCTTCTTGACCCGGTTCACGCCCTCGACGATGACCTTCTCGTCGTTCGGGAAGACCTGGATGATCTTGCCCTCGAGGCCCTTCGAGCGACCCGAGATCACCCGGACCTGGTCACCCTTCCGTACGTGCAGCTTCTTCTGCGCCTTTTTTTCTTGGGCCATCTCAGAGCACCTCCGGTGCGAGCGAGATGATCTTCATGAAGCGCTTCTCCCGCAGCTCACGGCCGACCGGGCCGAAGATGCGGGTGCCGCGCGGCTCGCCGTCGGCCTTGAGGATCACGGCGGCGTTCTCGTCGAAGCGGATGTAGGAGCCGTCCGGACGCCGGCGCTCCTTCACGGTCCGCACGACGACCGCCTTGACGACGTCACCCTTCTTCACACCACCGCCGGGGATCGCGTCCTTGACGGTGGCGACGATCGTGTCACCGACACCGGCGTAGCGCCGACCGGAGCCACCGAGAACGCGGATGCAAAGGATCTCCTTCGCGCCCGTGTTGTCGGCGACCTTCAGTCGCGACTCCTGCTGGATCATCTGTTGATCTCCTGGTTGTCTCGCTGGTTCTCAGCTGCGCCGAGCCTTGCGGAACGAATAATTTCGATTGGTTGCCAGCCGCGGCTGGGAACTACTTGGCCTTCTCGAGAATCTCGACGACGCGCCAGCGCTTGGTCGCCGACAGCGGCCGGGTCTCCATCAGGAGGACGCGGTCGCCGATACCGGCGGCGTTCTGCTCGTCGTGGGCCTTGAGCTTGCTGGTCCGGCGGATGACCTTGCCGTACAGGTGGTGCTTGACCCGGTCCTCGACCTCGACCACGACGGTCTTGTCCATCTTGTCGCTCAGCACCAGACCCTCACGGGTCTTCCGGCGGCCTCGCGCCTCGGCGGTCGTGCTCACGGTCTCGTCCTTCACGTTCTCGGTCATGCGTTCGCCTTCTCACTGTCGTCCGCAGCGTCCACGTCCGCGGCCGCCTCGGCCGGAGCGTCGACCTCTTCGGTGATGCCCAGAGCGCGCTCCGACAGCACCGTGTAGATGCGGGCGATGTCCTTACGGACGGCGCGCAGCCGGCCGTGGGACTCCAGCTGGCCCGTGGCAGCCTGGAACCGGAGGTTGAACAGCTCCTCCTTGGCTTCGCCGAGCTTGCTCAGCAGCTCGTCCCGGCCCAGGTTCCGCAGCTCGGCGGCGGTCAGGGTAGCCATCAGTTCTCACCTGCCTCTCGGGTGATGAAGCGGCACTTCATCGGCAACTTGTGGATCGCGCGGCGCATCGCCTCGCGAGCGATCTCCTCCGGAACACCGGAGAGCTCGAACATCACGCGGCCGGCCTTCACGTTGGCGATCCACCATTCCGGCGAACCCTTACCGGAACCCATCCGGGTCTCGGCCGGCTTCTTGGTCAGCGGACGGTCCGGGTAGATGTTGATCCACACCTTGCCGCCACGCTTGATGTGCCGGGTCATCGCGATACGAGCGGCCTCGATCTGCCGGTTGGTGACGTAGTGGCTCTCCAGTGCCTGGATGCCGAACTCACCGAAGGCGAGCGAGGTACCACCCTTGGCCGCGCCGGAGCGCGTCGGGTGGTGCTGCTTGCGGTGCTTGACCTTGCGGGGGATGAGCATCGGTCAGCTCTCCGTTCCGGTCGTCTCGGTCGCCTTGTCGGCAGCCGGCGCGGACTCCGCAGCCCCGCTGTTTGCCGGCACAGCCGCGTTGTCGTTACGCGAATCGCGGCGGTTGTCGCCACGGCCACCACGGCCGCCACGGTCACCGCGGTCACGGTCGCCACCACGGCCACCGCGGTCGTCGCGGCGGGCCGGCCGGCGCTGCTGAGTGGCGGCGCGGGCCGCGGCCTGCGCCTCGCGCTCGGCCCGGGAGCCGGCGACGTCACCCTTGTAGATCCAGACCTTCACGCCGATCCGGCCGAAGGTCGTCCGGGCCTCGTAGAAGCCGTAGTCGATGTCGGCCCGCAGCGTGTGCAGCGGGACGCGACCCTCGCGGTAGAACTCCGACCGCGACATTTCCGCGCCACCGAGCCGGCCGGAGCACTGGATCCGGATGCCCAGGGCGCCGCCACGCATGGTGGTCTGCATCGCCTTGCGCATCGCGCGGCGGAACGCCACGCGGCCGGACAGCTGCTCGGCCACGCCCTGCGCGACCAACTGGGCGTCGACCTCGGAGTTCTTCACCTCGAGGATGTTCAGCTGCACCTGCTTGCCGGTGAGCTCCTCGAGCGAGCCGCGGATGCGGTCCGCCTCGGCGCCACGGCGGCCGATCACGATGCCCGGACGGGCGGTGTGGATGTCGACCCGGACCCGGTCACGGGTGCGCTCGATCTCCACGCGGGAGATGCCGGCGCGCTCCATGCCCTTGCTCAGCAGGCGGCGGATCTTGACGTCCTCGCCCACGTAGTCCTTGTACAGCTTGTCGGCGTACCAACGGCTCTTGTGGTCGGTGCTGATGCCGAGACGGAACCCGTGCGGGTTTACCTTCTGTCCCACGTCAGGACTCCTTCTTCTCAGCGGTGGCCTTCTTGGCAGCCGTCTTCTTGGCGGTCGCCTTCTTGGCCGGCTTGTCCGCGGCCTCGTCCGCAGGCTTGGCGTCGGCAGCCTTCTTGGCAGCCTTCTTCGCCGGAGCCTTCTTGGCCGTGTCCGCGTCCGCCGTCTTCTTGGCGGCGGCCTTCTTGGCCGGCGCCTTCTCGACAGGCTCGTCGGACTCCCGCGGGCCGACGACCACGGTGATGTGGCTGGTCCGCTTGTCGATCCGGGTGGCCCGGCCCTGCGCACGCGGGCGGTGACGCTTCAGCGTCGGACCCTCGTCCACGAAGGCCTTGACCACGATCAGGTCGGCCCGGCTCAGGTGTTCGGTGCCCTCGGCGTTCGCCGCGGCGCTGTCGACGACCTTGTACACGGTCGCGGCAGCGGCCTGCGGGGCGAACTTCAGAGTGGCGAGTGCGTCGTCGACGCCCAGACCGCGCACCAGGTCGACCACGCGGCGCGCCTTCATCGGCGTCACGCGGACGAAGCGCGCGACCGCGAAGGCCCCGGGCTGCTCGCCCAGCAGGCTCTCGCGACGGGCGCTGATCGCCCTACGCTCTTGAACGCTCATGATGTTCGAATCTCTCCGTAGATTGCTTTCGCTTCGTCACTGAATCCCTTGCGGGTCAGCGACGCCGTGACTTCCGGTCGTCCTTCTCGTGACCCTTGAACGTCCGGGTCGGGGCGAACTCGCCGAGCTTGTGCCCGACCATCGAGTCCGTCACGAACACCGGCACGTGCTTGCGGCCGTCGTGCACCGCGAGCGTGTGGCCGATCATGTCCGGCACGATCATCGATCGGCGGGACCAGGTCTTGATGACGTTCTTGGTGCCCTTCTCGTTCTGCACCTCCACCTTCTTCATCAGGTGGTGGTCGACGAACGGGCCCTTCTTGAGACTACGTGGCATCTGGCCGGCTCCCTATCAGCGCTTCTTGCCGGCCTTGCGACGCCGGACGATCATGCGGTCGCTTTCCTTGCGGGTGCGGGTCCGGCCTTCCGGCTGGCCCCACGGGGACACCGGGTGGCGACCACCCGAGGTCTTACCCTCACCACCACCGTGCGGGTGGTCGACCGGGTTCATCGCGACACCGCGGACGGTCGGGCGCTTGCCCTTCCAGCGCATCCGGCCCGCCTTGCCCCAGTTGATGTTCGACTGCTCGCCGTTGCCGACCTCACCGAGGGTGGCGCGGCAGCGCACGTCGACCATCCGGACCTCGCCGGACGGCATCCGCAGGGTGGCCATCCGGCCTTCCTTGGCGACCAGCTGGATGCTGGAACCGGCCGAGCGGGCCATCTTGGCGCCGCCGCCGGGCCGCAGCTCGACCGCGTGGATCGTGGAACCGACCGGGATGTTGCGCAGCGGCAGGTTGTTGCCCACCTTGATGTCGGCGGCCGGGCCGTTCTCGACGATCGTGCCCTGCTGCAGGGTGGACGGGGCGAGGATGTAGCGCTTCTCGCCGTCCACGTAGTGCAGCAGCGCGATCCGCGCGGTGCGGTTCGGGTCGTACTCGATGTGCGCGACCTTGGCCGGCACGCCGTCCTTGTCGTAGCGCTTGAAGTCGATCAGCCGGTACGCCCGCTTGTGACCGCCACCGTGGTGCCGGGTGGTGATCTTGCCGGAGCTGTTCCGGCCGCCCTTCTTCGGCAGCGGACGCAGCAGCGACTTCTCCGGGGTCGAACGGGTGAGCTCGACGAAGTCGGCCACGCTCGAGCCACGGCGGCCCGGCGTCGTCGGCTTGTACTTGCGGATTCCCATTACGACTGGCCTCCGAAGATATCGATGCGGTCGTCGCCCTTCAGCGTCACGATCGCCCGCTTGGTGTCCGGGCGCTTGCCCCAGCCGGCACGAGTGCGGCGGCGCTTGCCCTTGCGGTTCAGGGTGTTGACGTCCGTGACCTTGACCTTGAACACCTTCTCGACCGCGAGCTTGATCTCGGTCTTGTTGGCGTCCGGTGCGACCTCGAACGTGTACTTCTGCTCGTCCAGCAGGCCGTAGCTCTTCTCGCTCACGACCGGCCGGAGCAGCACGTCGCGGGGGTCCTTGTTGACTCCGTGGCTCATGCTTCTACCTCCTCGGCCTCAGTCGACGTGGCGACGGCCTTGACGGACT contains the following coding sequences:
- the rplE gene encoding 50S ribosomal protein L5 — encoded protein: MSTAVTESKVAPRLKTKYREEIVGKLHEEFKYANVMQVPGLTKIVVNMGVGEAARDSKLIEGAVKDLAAITGQKPQVTKARKSIAQFKLREGMPIGAHVTLRGDRMWEFLDRLLALALPRIRDFRGLSPKQFDGTGNYTFGLTEQVMFHEINQDRIDRVRGMDITVVTTATNDDEGRALLRALGFPFKEN
- the rplX gene encoding 50S ribosomal protein L24, coding for MAQEKKAQKKLHVRKGDQVRVISGRSKGLEGKIIQVFPNDEKVIVEGVNRVKKHTKVQQAQRGGTTGGIVTQEAPIHVSNVMLVVEVEKDGKKQKVTTRVGYNRVEVQKRRPDGSTYTGYRSVRIARRTGEEI
- the rplN gene encoding 50S ribosomal protein L14, producing MIQQESRLKVADNTGAKEILCIRVLGGSGRRYAGVGDTIVATVKDAIPGGGVKKGDVVKAVVVRTVKERRRPDGSYIRFDENAAVILKADGEPRGTRIFGPVGRELREKRFMKIISLAPEVL
- the rpsQ gene encoding 30S ribosomal protein S17; the encoded protein is MTENVKDETVSTTAEARGRRKTREGLVLSDKMDKTVVVEVEDRVKHHLYGKVIRRTSKLKAHDEQNAAGIGDRVLLMETRPLSATKRWRVVEILEKAK
- the rpmC gene encoding 50S ribosomal protein L29, with protein sequence MATLTAAELRNLGRDELLSKLGEAKEELFNLRFQAATGQLESHGRLRAVRKDIARIYTVLSERALGITEEVDAPAEAAADVDAADDSEKANA
- the rplP gene encoding 50S ribosomal protein L16, which produces MLIPRKVKHRKQHHPTRSGAAKGGTSLAFGEFGIQALESHYVTNRQIEAARIAMTRHIKRGGKVWINIYPDRPLTKKPAETRMGSGKGSPEWWIANVKAGRVMFELSGVPEEIAREAMRRAIHKLPMKCRFITREAGEN
- the rpsC gene encoding 30S ribosomal protein S3, which translates into the protein MGQKVNPHGFRLGISTDHKSRWYADKLYKDYVGEDVKIRRLLSKGMERAGISRVEIERTRDRVRVDIHTARPGIVIGRRGAEADRIRGSLEELTGKQVQLNILEVKNSEVDAQLVAQGVAEQLSGRVAFRRAMRKAMQTTMRGGALGIRIQCSGRLGGAEMSRSEFYREGRVPLHTLRADIDYGFYEARTTFGRIGVKVWIYKGDVAGSRAEREAQAAARAATQQRRPARRDDRGGRGGDRDRGDRGGRGGRGDNRRDSRNDNAAVPANSGAAESAPAADKATETTGTES
- the rpsS gene encoding 30S ribosomal protein S19; this translates as MPRSLKKGPFVDHHLMKKVEVQNEKGTKNVIKTWSRRSMIVPDMIGHTLAVHDGRKHVPVFVTDSMVGHKLGEFAPTRTFKGHEKDDRKSRRR
- the rplB gene encoding 50S ribosomal protein L2 yields the protein MGIRKYKPTTPGRRGSSVADFVELTRSTPEKSLLRPLPKKGGRNSSGKITTRHHGGGHKRAYRLIDFKRYDKDGVPAKVAHIEYDPNRTARIALLHYVDGEKRYILAPSTLQQGTIVENGPAADIKVGNNLPLRNIPVGSTIHAVELRPGGGAKMARSAGSSIQLVAKEGRMATLRMPSGEVRMVDVRCRATLGEVGNGEQSNINWGKAGRMRWKGKRPTVRGVAMNPVDHPHGGGEGKTSGGRHPVSPWGQPEGRTRTRKESDRMIVRRRKAGKKR
- the rplW gene encoding 50S ribosomal protein L23, coding for MSHGVNKDPRDVLLRPVVSEKSYGLLDEQKYTFEVAPDANKTEIKLAVEKVFKVKVTDVNTLNRKGKRRRTRAGWGKRPDTKRAIVTLKGDDRIDIFGGQS